The following coding sequences are from one Musa acuminata AAA Group cultivar baxijiao chromosome BXJ1-6, Cavendish_Baxijiao_AAA, whole genome shotgun sequence window:
- the LOC135676338 gene encoding soluble inorganic pyrophosphatase 4-like yields MSPPLQASTKASDFQLSRSPLNERILSSMSRRSVAAHPWHDLEIGPAAPKIFNCVVEITRGSKVKYELDKKTGLIKVDRVLYSSVVYPHNYGFIPRTLCEDNDPMDVLVIMQEPVIPGCFLRAKAIGLMPMIDQGEKDDKIIAVCADDPEYKHYNDIKELPPHRLAEIRRFFEDYKKNENKEVAVNDFLPASSAYEAIQHSMDLYANYIVESLRR; encoded by the exons ATGTCTCCGCCTCTTCAAGCATCAACTAAGGCTTCCGACTTCCAACTTTCTCGTTCACCTCTCAATGAAAGAATCCTTTCATCCATGTCTCGAAGGTCTGTTGCAGCACATCCTTGGCATGATCTTGAAATAG GTCCTGCTGCCCCTAAAATTTTCAACTGT GTGGTGGAAATAACAAGGGGAAGCAAAGTGAAATATGAACTTGACAAGAAAACTGGGCTGATCAAG GTCGATCGTGTGCTTTACTCATCAGTGGTGTACCCTCATAATTATGGTTTCATCCCACGCACTCTTTGTGAAGATAATGATCCTATGGATGTGTTGGTTATAATGCAG GAACCAGTGATTCCAGGATGTTTTCTTCGAGCTAAAGCCATAGGTCTGATGCCTATGATTGATCAG GGAGAGAAAGATGACAAGATAATTGCTGTTTGTGCAGATGATCCTGAATACAAGCATTACAATGATATCAAGGAGCTCCCACCTCATCGTTTAGCAGAGATCAGGCGCTTCTTTGAAGATT ATAAGAAGAATGAAAACAAGGAAGTTGCTGTAAATGATTTCCTGCCTGCATCTTCAGCTTACGAAGCCATTCAACATTCCAT GGATCTTTATGCCAATTACATTGTCGAAAGCTTGAGGAGGTAG